The nucleotide window TTGCCACATCCAACCCTTCATCTATTTAGATTAGAATTCTACTATGTATTCAACCCCTTTAGCATATTTTGTCATATAATTCAAATCGGTAACTTAAATGGTAAGAATGACCATAAAAAAACCAAGATATTTTATTGAAATTCGGCAATTTATTGCGGGATATTAGAATTGACTAAAATCAATTTTTTCGAGTGCATTTGTTACGGTCGCCACCCCCCTATTAATAGGTGCCGGTCCATTTTCCTGGTATCTTAAAAATTCGACATGCCCATCAAAGAAAAGCACATTTGAACCTCCAGGTATATGGTTATATAAAGAAGGGTCGGATGTAAGTTTATCCATCATAACCCACATATTGCTTTGTGCTTTTGCACTGGACGCAGGGTTGTTGATATCCGTAATCAAGAACCGCTCAATACCTTCTCTGAGACGGTAGATTATGTTACTACCACCATTCCCGATTGGAGGTAGTCCTGTCAATGCTGAAGTTGCCTGAGAAATAACAATATCTTTATCGGCTCTACCATTTTCATGTTGCAAGAAGAAGGGTAAAACAGCCTCTAATAACCCTTGAATAATCTGTGTAGGTGCATAACCACTAACAACATTTAAGAAAGGCACAAGGGATAGATTTGTTTGTGGGTCTGTTGTATCTCCACGGTCAAATACCCAGCCTAAGTAATAGTAGCTTACCTGCATGTTCCACATCCCTCGCCCTTTCTGTGAACAGGGAAATGTTATATCCGTCTGCTGAGTAATAGGGTTGATAAGGTTTTCAGAGGTATGTTTAGGGTCAGATGGGCAAATCAGGATATTTACATCTGTTAAATATTCTGGATATACCGCTTTTGGAGAGGGTCCAGCTACAATAATCGATTTATTGCCCATCGATGGGAAACCTATTTGGTCACAATCGATGGCTGTTGCATACTCCATCGGCACAGGTGGATATTTACCACCGGCTGATTCACTGGAATACATCTTAAAAACCAGTCCCCATTGTTTAAGATTATTCTGACAGGAGGCTCTACGAGCGGACTCTCTTGCCCGGGCTAATGCCGGCAACAGGATTGCTGCTAATATCCCAATAATAGCGATTGCAACCAATAACTCTATCAAAGTAAATCCTAATTTTTGTCTCATAAATATCTCCTATGAACTTTTATAATTCCTATGGATATAAGATATTGTGTTTGATGGTTTAGTTATCGGATTTCAATCATTCGTTGGATGGGTACTCTTGCTTTTGCAATGATATCAGGAGGGGCTTCAACTTGATATTGAAGTTTTTTTAGCGATTCCAATGTCTGTTCAAGGGTAATAAGATTCATGTGTTTACAACGCAGGCTACATGCCCGAACAATATTAATCTCAGGGAATTCTGCCTGAATATTATCTCCCATAGCACATTCAGTAAATAAAGCCAACCTCACATTAGGATGTTCTTTTACATACTTGACCATCCCTTGTGTACTTCCGACATAATCCACGTTCTTTATTACATCGGGTGGACATTCTGGATGAGCCAATATTTTCACATCGGGATATTGTTGGCGAACATGGTCTACATCTTCTGGCTTAAACAATTCATGCACTTCACATTTTGCTTTCCACCCAATAACAACGGGCTCAGAACTTGTTTCTATATCATTCATAGTTACTTCATCTGGAAGATAGAACTTTGCACCTAATTCGTTGGCTGTATTACGTGCAAGATATTCATCAGGAACAAAGATAACAGCCTTGTACCCCTGCTTAAAGATATAGGTCACAACACTGCCTGCATTCCCTGAGGTGCAACAATAATCAGATTCCGATTTTGTATCCGCATAAGTATTGACATAGGATACAATGGGAACCGACGGAAACTTCTGTTTTAACTGGATAATATCCTCTCGGCTAATCCCTTCTGCTAACGAACAACCTGCCTCACGAGACGGAACGAGAACCGTCTTGGTCGGGTTTAATATCTTTGCCGTCTCGCCCATGAACCATACACCACAGAATACAATAATATCTGCTTCTGTTTTGCTTGCTACGATAGAAAGATACAGAGAATCGCCAACATGGTCAGGGATAGAATGATATAGGGCAGGTTCCATATAATTGTGCCCCAAAATAACTGCGTTCTTCTCCTCTTTCAATTTAAGTATCTCGTATGCATACTGTGCCTTTAACTCAATTTCAAACTCAGGAAGTATGCCTATTAATCTCTCCTTCATCCGCTCAAGAAGAGTTGAATAATCTTTTATACATGTTCCATTTGGTACATTTTCCATAATGAGATTAATACCTTGTTTTGAAAAATTAAAATATAAAAAGGGAAAATTACATTATACCAGACTATAAGCAATAAACTCGAATATAGCACCTTCGTTCTTTGATAAGATGTTTCTACCTTTAACTACTCCGTCGATACAGGTTTGGTTTCCTCTCCTTCTAAAAGTGCTAAGATAGAGTGCCATGATAAGGAGGCACACTTAATTCGGATTGGAAATTCACGGACACCAGTTATAGCTACTAATTTTCCCCATTTCGTTTCATCCACAGGTGTTTGTGGAGAAGAACGTAGCAATTCTAAAAAATCGCGAATGATGCTTACCGCTTCGTTTACAGGTTGTTTTTCAAGGAATGTCGTTAGTAATGAGGCAGATGCTTTAGAGATAGCACAACCTTGACCAGTAAAGTAGATTTCACGAATTACATCACCATCCAATTTCAAATAGAAGGTGTAATGGTCTCCACATAAGGGATTAAAACCCTCTAATTTTTTGTCATAATCATCAGGGACACCAAAATTTCGTGGATTTTTTGCATGGTCTAAAAGAAGTTTTTCATAAAGTATCTTAGAGGCAGAACTCATTCGAATATTTCCTTAATTTTGTATATCGCTTTTATCAGGGCGTCTATCTCATCTATTACATTATAAACTGCAAAAGAAGCACGTGCTGTACTCGATACTCCATAACGTTCCATAATAGGTTGAGCACAATGATGCCCCGCACGAATAGCAATTCCTTCCTCATCAAGAATCTGTCCTATATCATGTGGATGTGCAGAATCCATTATAAACGATATAACACCAGTGTGATGTTCTTTGGGACCCAATATACGAACACCTGGAATTTCATCTATCGTTCTC belongs to Candidatus Hydrogenedens sp. and includes:
- a CDS encoding DUF1559 domain-containing protein, producing the protein MRQKLGFTLIELLVAIAIIGILAAILLPALARARESARRASCQNNLKQWGLVFKMYSSESAGGKYPPVPMEYATAIDCDQIGFPSMGNKSIIVAGPSPKAVYPEYLTDVNILICPSDPKHTSENLINPITQQTDITFPCSQKGRGMWNMQVSYYYLGWVFDRGDTTDPQTNLSLVPFLNVVSGYAPTQIIQGLLEAVLPFFLQHENGRADKDIVISQATSALTGLPPIGNGGSNIIYRLREGIERFLITDINNPASSAKAQSNMWVMMDKLTSDPSLYNHIPGGSNVLFFDGHVEFLRYQENGPAPINRGVATVTNALEKIDFSQF
- the nadA gene encoding quinolinate synthase NadA; the protein is MENVPNGTCIKDYSTLLERMKERLIGILPEFEIELKAQYAYEILKLKEEKNAVILGHNYMEPALYHSIPDHVGDSLYLSIVASKTEADIIVFCGVWFMGETAKILNPTKTVLVPSREAGCSLAEGISREDIIQLKQKFPSVPIVSYVNTYADTKSESDYCCTSGNAGSVVTYIFKQGYKAVIFVPDEYLARNTANELGAKFYLPDEVTMNDIETSSEPVVIGWKAKCEVHELFKPEDVDHVRQQYPDVKILAHPECPPDVIKNVDYVGSTQGMVKYVKEHPNVRLALFTECAMGDNIQAEFPEINIVRACSLRCKHMNLITLEQTLESLKKLQYQVEAPPDIIAKARVPIQRMIEIR
- a CDS encoding SUF system NifU family Fe-S cluster assembly protein → MSSASKILYEKLLLDHAKNPRNFGVPDDYDKKLEGFNPLCGDHYTFYLKLDGDVIREIYFTGQGCAISKASASLLTTFLEKQPVNEAVSIIRDFLELLRSSPQTPVDETKWGKLVAITGVREFPIRIKCASLSWHSILALLEGEETKPVSTE